One Streptomyces sp. ML-6 genomic region harbors:
- a CDS encoding alpha/beta hydrolase, which yields MTTSPHTPLSPPRSPSPSSPRRRPLSALLLLALAASSLAATALTAPGEAVARESSDAAFRVAPISWGACPASEPPYPDPSPRAQCATVRVPLDWSKPKGPKIGLFVARHRATDPARRIGVLMSNPGGPGAPGADDALYADDPVSGYTPDMLRRFDMIGFDPRGIGRSRSAECDETIIESIPARPRDAAEFERLRTLNGRLADSCLERTGPLAAHMDGESVARDMDAIRAALGESRISFIGHSYGTFLGERYARLFPGRLRALALDSAMDPARPDAERYLIDGSVTTDNTLKRLAAWCEKDTACALKGKDLVAVTDELFARADAGTLREPGPDGPTSTEVDADQLSDFLTFALGKGSQEEAAKQLAALYTGRGEVHWIPPGTDISARLVLCRDYDFRIRDHAQYRAILKRVAEAAPHVRYNSQALDTVLGCQGWTMPPKSRPARAKGPLPPVLVVNATHDLATPLPGARRMAHSFPRATLFTMDVVGHWMYRRGGTEQAMRVIDTYLTDPKG from the coding sequence ATGACCACGAGTCCGCACACCCCACTCTCCCCACCCCGGTCCCCGTCCCCCTCATCCCCGAGGCGGCGGCCCCTCTCCGCACTGCTCCTCCTGGCCCTGGCCGCCTCCTCCCTCGCCGCGACCGCCCTGACCGCCCCCGGCGAGGCGGTCGCCCGGGAGTCGTCCGACGCCGCCTTCCGCGTGGCGCCGATCAGTTGGGGCGCCTGCCCCGCCTCCGAGCCGCCCTACCCCGACCCCAGCCCGCGGGCGCAGTGCGCGACGGTACGGGTGCCGCTGGACTGGTCGAAGCCGAAGGGCCCGAAGATCGGCCTCTTCGTCGCCCGCCACCGGGCCACCGACCCCGCACGGCGGATCGGCGTCCTGATGTCGAACCCGGGCGGCCCCGGGGCGCCCGGGGCCGACGACGCGCTGTACGCGGACGATCCCGTCAGCGGCTACACCCCGGACATGCTCCGGCGCTTCGACATGATCGGCTTCGACCCGCGCGGCATCGGCCGCAGCCGGAGCGCCGAGTGCGACGAGACGATCATCGAGTCGATCCCGGCCCGCCCGCGCGACGCGGCCGAGTTCGAGCGGCTGCGCACCCTGAACGGCCGACTGGCCGACAGCTGCCTGGAGCGTACGGGGCCGCTCGCCGCCCACATGGACGGCGAGAGCGTGGCCCGGGACATGGACGCGATCCGCGCCGCCCTCGGCGAGAGCCGGATCAGCTTCATCGGCCACTCCTACGGCACCTTCCTCGGTGAGCGTTACGCACGCCTGTTCCCCGGCAGGCTCCGCGCGTTGGCCCTGGACAGCGCGATGGACCCGGCCCGGCCGGACGCCGAGCGCTACCTCATCGACGGCAGCGTCACCACCGACAACACCCTGAAGCGGCTCGCGGCCTGGTGCGAGAAGGACACGGCCTGCGCGCTCAAGGGCAAGGACCTGGTCGCCGTCACCGACGAACTGTTCGCCCGCGCCGACGCCGGCACGCTCCGCGAGCCGGGTCCGGACGGCCCGACGAGCACCGAGGTCGACGCCGACCAGCTGTCCGACTTCCTGACCTTCGCCCTCGGCAAGGGCAGCCAGGAGGAGGCGGCGAAGCAACTGGCCGCCCTGTACACCGGCAGGGGCGAGGTCCACTGGATACCCCCCGGCACCGACATCTCCGCGCGGCTCGTGCTGTGCCGGGACTACGACTTCCGGATCCGCGACCACGCCCAGTACCGGGCCATCCTCAAGCGGGTCGCCGAGGCCGCCCCGCACGTCCGCTACAACTCCCAGGCCCTGGACACCGTCCTCGGCTGCCAGGGCTGGACCATGCCGCCCAAGTCCCGCCCCGCCCGGGCGAAGGGCCCCCTGCCGCCCGTCCTCGTGGTGAACGCCACCCACGACCTGGCGACCCCGCTGCCCGGCGCCCGCCGCATGGCGCACTCCTTCCCGAGGGCGACCCTGTTCACCATGGATGTCGTGGGCCACTGGATGTACCGCAGGGGCGGTACGGAGCAGGCGATGCGGGTGATCGACACCTACCTCACCGACCCGAAGGGCTGA
- a CDS encoding N-acetylmuramoyl-L-alanine amidase, translating to MAIPLIAAPTGVTASGAIGETAPGAARPVRAVVATEPAVGFSPTFPALGAASVSLAHGAPRPAIVSRGRWRADETRRDPHARYAGGVTAVFVHHTDTPNGYDCADVPRTLRNLYTGQTRDRSWGDLGYNFLVDRCGTVYEGRAGGAGRAVVGSHTVGFNQGTTGIAAIGTFGAGTPVPAAMERALAALAAWKLGLGGIDPAGKVRLTSTNDKSRYSKGTSVVFDAISGHRDGFATDCPGEALFARLPAIRKAAAELQGRSRRTTAGAHLPVSLGSLYRTAN from the coding sequence ATGGCCATTCCCCTCATAGCGGCGCCGACCGGAGTGACGGCGTCGGGTGCCATCGGTGAGACGGCCCCGGGGGCGGCCCGTCCGGTGCGGGCGGTCGTCGCCACCGAACCGGCCGTCGGCTTCTCGCCCACGTTCCCGGCCCTCGGGGCGGCGTCGGTGTCCCTCGCCCACGGCGCGCCCCGCCCCGCGATCGTCTCGCGCGGCCGGTGGCGGGCCGACGAGACCAGGCGCGACCCCCACGCCCGTTACGCGGGAGGGGTCACGGCGGTCTTCGTCCACCACACCGACACCCCCAACGGCTACGACTGCGCGGACGTCCCCCGCACCCTGCGCAATCTGTACACGGGCCAGACCAGGGACCGCAGTTGGGGGGACCTCGGCTACAACTTCCTCGTCGACCGGTGCGGAACCGTCTACGAGGGCCGGGCGGGCGGTGCCGGGCGGGCCGTCGTCGGCTCCCACACCGTCGGGTTCAACCAGGGCACCACCGGCATCGCGGCGATCGGCACCTTCGGGGCGGGAACGCCGGTGCCGGCGGCCATGGAACGGGCGCTCGCGGCCCTCGCCGCCTGGAAGCTCGGCCTCGGCGGCATCGACCCGGCGGGCAAGGTGCGGCTCACCTCGACGAACGACAAGAGCCGCTACTCCAAGGGGACTTCGGTGGTCTTCGACGCCATTTCCGGCCACCGGGACGGCTTCGCCACCGACTGCCCGGGAGAGGCGCTGTTCGCACGGCTCCCCGCGATCCGCAAGGCCGCCGCCGAACTCCAGGGCCGGTCCCGGCGCACCACGGCCGGGGCGCACCTCCCGGTGAGCCTGGGAAGCCTGTATCGCACCGCGAATTGA
- a CDS encoding discoidin domain-containing protein, with protein MSPSRIRLLTSFSALAACALVTGALAAPSAPAAHTSPRPAAATPPAAPACGRDTDPAWAPASTRFGEAAGYDPYVGNGYLGHRVPATGAGYASSGERTGWPLFTPRYDGAFVSGLFGREADLAGGREVIAALPSWTTLDVRVGDETYGTGTPPGRISHYRQTLFLRCGLVRTSLRWTTADGRATDLVYEVLADRSDPHTGAVRLRMTPHWNGTATVTGRLDPRGARRIALADDGTFRTLGTGTAGAIVQTLRTGAPGARTPVAARSTHRMCAGHTYTFEKYVGVDTALTSSAPRTTARDASRRAARRGWSGVLAANAAAWRRVWAADVLVPGRPELQKWLRSAQYGLAAATRAGARDSIAPAGHTSDNYAGMVFWDAETWMYPGLLVTRPELARTVVEYRYRTRGAARANARELGFEGLFYPWTSASRGDLHSECQSWDPPHCLTQNHLQGDVSLAVWQYYLATGDRAWLAGRGWPLLSGIADFWASRATANGDGSYSVRNVAGPDEYSNGVTDGVFTNAVAATALRHATRAAQVLGHPAPAEWRQVADGLRIPYDPERKIFLQYVGYNDSTIKQADTVLLVYPLEWPMEPGAAAATLDHYAALTDPDGPAMTDSVHAIDAAAIGEPGCATYTYLQRAVRPFTRGPYALFSEARGAKAGAQDPLAGFPADDFLTGKGGFLQVFTHGLTGLRLREDGVRLDPMLPPQLDRGVTLRGLRHRGSTYDIVIGPRTTTVRLTSGAPFTVHTPAGPRTLERTLALPTRRPDLARTSDAARCRPATATSETPGLYAVAAVDGSPATPWSPDGATGALTVDLGRAAPVTSIAPRWADVPPSSYRLEVSRDGARWRPYRSGADPVARLVRLTVTSDDAQKPPGVSELTVGQP; from the coding sequence GTGAGCCCTTCGCGCATCCGTCTCCTCACGTCCTTCTCCGCCCTGGCCGCGTGCGCCCTGGTCACCGGGGCCCTGGCCGCGCCGTCGGCCCCCGCGGCGCACACCTCGCCACGTCCGGCCGCCGCCACGCCCCCCGCCGCCCCGGCCTGCGGGCGGGACACCGACCCCGCCTGGGCGCCGGCCTCCACCCGGTTCGGGGAGGCGGCCGGTTACGACCCCTACGTCGGCAACGGCTACCTGGGCCACCGGGTCCCCGCCACGGGCGCCGGCTACGCCTCCTCCGGCGAGCGGACCGGCTGGCCGCTGTTCACCCCGCGCTACGACGGCGCCTTCGTCTCCGGCCTGTTCGGACGCGAGGCGGACCTGGCCGGGGGTCGCGAGGTGATCGCCGCGCTGCCGAGCTGGACGACCCTCGACGTGCGCGTCGGCGACGAAACCTACGGCACCGGCACTCCCCCCGGCCGGATCTCGCACTACCGCCAGACCCTCTTCCTGCGCTGCGGCCTGGTGCGCACGTCGCTGCGCTGGACCACGGCCGACGGCCGCGCGACGGACCTGGTGTACGAGGTGCTCGCCGACCGCTCCGACCCGCACACGGGCGCGGTACGGCTGCGCATGACACCGCACTGGAACGGCACCGCGACCGTCACCGGCCGCCTCGACCCGCGGGGCGCCCGCCGGATCGCCCTGGCCGACGACGGCACGTTCCGCACCCTGGGCACCGGGACGGCGGGCGCGATCGTCCAGACCCTGCGCACCGGCGCCCCCGGCGCCCGCACCCCGGTCGCGGCGCGCAGCACGCACCGGATGTGCGCGGGGCACACGTACACCTTCGAGAAGTACGTCGGGGTCGACACCGCCCTCACCTCGTCCGCCCCGCGCACCACCGCCCGCGACGCGTCCCGGCGCGCGGCCCGGCGCGGCTGGTCCGGGGTCCTCGCCGCGAACGCCGCCGCCTGGCGGCGCGTCTGGGCGGCCGACGTCCTGGTGCCGGGCAGGCCCGAACTGCAGAAGTGGCTGCGGTCCGCGCAGTACGGGCTGGCCGCCGCCACCCGTGCCGGTGCCCGCGACAGCATCGCACCGGCCGGCCACACCAGCGACAACTACGCGGGCATGGTGTTCTGGGACGCCGAGACCTGGATGTACCCGGGGCTGCTCGTCACCCGCCCCGAACTGGCCCGCACGGTCGTCGAGTACCGCTACCGCACCCGCGGGGCGGCCCGCGCCAACGCCCGGGAGCTGGGCTTCGAGGGGCTGTTCTACCCGTGGACGAGCGCGAGCCGGGGCGATCTGCACTCCGAGTGCCAGAGCTGGGACCCGCCGCACTGCCTCACCCAGAACCACCTCCAGGGCGACGTCTCGCTCGCCGTCTGGCAGTACTACCTGGCGACCGGGGACCGGGCCTGGCTGGCCGGGCGCGGCTGGCCGCTGCTCAGCGGGATCGCCGACTTCTGGGCCTCCCGGGCCACCGCGAACGGCGACGGCAGCTACTCGGTGAGGAACGTCGCGGGCCCCGACGAGTACAGCAACGGCGTCACCGACGGCGTCTTCACCAACGCCGTCGCGGCCACCGCCCTGCGCCACGCCACCCGGGCGGCGCAGGTGCTCGGACACCCCGCGCCGGCCGAGTGGCGGCAGGTCGCGGACGGGCTGCGCATCCCGTACGACCCCGAGCGGAAGATCTTCCTCCAGTACGTCGGCTACAACGACTCGACGATCAAGCAGGCGGACACCGTACTGCTGGTCTATCCGCTGGAGTGGCCGATGGAGCCGGGCGCCGCCGCGGCCACGCTCGACCACTACGCGGCGCTCACCGACCCGGACGGCCCGGCGATGACCGACTCGGTGCACGCGATCGACGCGGCCGCGATCGGGGAGCCGGGCTGCGCGACGTACACCTATCTCCAGCGGGCCGTCCGCCCGTTCACCCGCGGCCCGTACGCCCTGTTCAGCGAGGCCCGGGGGGCGAAGGCGGGGGCCCAGGACCCGCTGGCGGGCTTTCCCGCCGACGACTTCCTGACCGGGAAGGGCGGCTTCCTCCAGGTCTTCACGCACGGCCTGACGGGGCTGCGGCTGCGGGAGGACGGGGTGCGTCTCGATCCGATGCTGCCGCCGCAGCTGGACCGGGGCGTCACCCTGAGGGGCCTGCGTCACCGGGGCAGTACGTACGACATCGTGATCGGGCCCCGGACGACGACGGTGCGGCTGACCTCCGGCGCCCCCTTCACCGTCCACACCCCCGCGGGCCCGCGCACCCTAGAGCGCACGCTCGCCCTCCCCACCCGCCGCCCCGACCTCGCCCGGACCTCCGACGCGGCCCGCTGCCGCCCGGCGACGGCCACGTCGGAGACACCGGGTCTGTACGCGGTGGCCGCGGTGGACGGCAGCCCGGCCACGCCCTGGTCCCCGGACGGCGCGACGGGCGCCCTGACGGTGGACCTGGGGCGGGCGGCCCCGGTGACCTCGATCGCGCCGCGGTGGGCGGACGTGCCCCCCTCCTCGTACCGCCTGGAGGTCTCGAGGGACGGCGCCCGCTGGCGGCCGTACCGCTCGGGAGCCGATCCGGTGGCCCGGCTGGTGCGGCTGACGGTCACCTCCGACGACGCCCAAAAACCGCCGGGGGTGAGCGAGTTGACGGTCGGACAACCATGA
- a CDS encoding threonine synthase, protein MPTYFCPQDGTRADTTALTWCCPVCRGPWDLDFGPSAALSPNSLRKRVNSLWRYEEVLPLDSPVTTLGEGRTPLVPLTGTVSAKLDFLMPTLSFKDRGAVMLAELARRLSPERVVADSSGNAGTSVAAYCARASLPCTVYVPEGTSPKKTEQIRAHGARLEIVPGDREATALAARAAADAPGTFYASHVFNPYFLHGTKTYVYELWEDLGGRLPDALAVPVGNGTLLLGAALATAELHALGLIEERPALIAVQAEAVSPLAAAFRADAAELLDEPAGPLSPTLAEGIAIPRPPRARAILAAVRESGGTFLTVTEEQIRAAQLDLAARGFYVETTGVACWAAVGGWTDRSVVVPLCGAGLKTGLAN, encoded by the coding sequence ATGCCCACCTACTTCTGCCCGCAGGACGGCACCCGGGCCGACACCACCGCTCTCACCTGGTGTTGTCCCGTCTGCCGCGGCCCCTGGGACCTCGACTTCGGACCTTCCGCCGCTCTCTCGCCCAACTCCCTGAGGAAACGCGTCAATTCACTGTGGCGTTACGAGGAGGTGCTGCCGCTCGACTCGCCCGTGACCACGCTCGGCGAGGGCCGCACCCCGCTCGTCCCGCTCACCGGTACCGTCTCGGCCAAGCTCGACTTCCTGATGCCGACGCTGTCCTTCAAGGACCGCGGCGCGGTGATGCTCGCCGAACTGGCCCGCCGCCTCTCGCCCGAGCGCGTGGTCGCGGACAGCAGCGGCAACGCGGGCACCTCCGTCGCCGCGTACTGCGCCCGCGCCTCGCTCCCCTGCACGGTGTACGTCCCCGAGGGCACGTCCCCGAAGAAGACCGAGCAGATCCGGGCCCACGGCGCCCGGCTGGAAATCGTCCCCGGCGACCGCGAGGCCACCGCCCTGGCGGCCCGGGCCGCCGCCGACGCCCCCGGCACCTTCTACGCCTCGCACGTCTTCAACCCGTACTTCCTGCACGGCACGAAGACCTACGTGTACGAGCTGTGGGAGGACCTCGGCGGCCGGCTGCCGGACGCCCTCGCCGTACCGGTCGGCAACGGCACCCTTCTCCTCGGCGCGGCCCTGGCCACCGCCGAACTCCACGCCTTGGGGCTGATCGAGGAGCGCCCGGCGCTGATCGCCGTGCAGGCCGAGGCCGTGTCGCCGCTGGCCGCCGCGTTCCGCGCGGACGCGGCGGAGCTGCTCGACGAGCCGGCCGGCCCCCTCTCCCCCACCCTCGCGGAGGGCATCGCCATCCCCCGGCCGCCGCGCGCCCGCGCCATCCTGGCCGCGGTGCGCGAATCGGGCGGCACCTTCCTCACGGTGACCGAGGAGCAGATCCGCGCGGCGCAGCTGGACCTGGCCGCGCGCGGCTTCTACGTGGAGACGACGGGCGTCGCCTGCTGGGCCGCGGTCGGCGGCTGGACGGACCGGAGCGTCGTCGTGCCGCTGTGCGGCGCGGGCCTCAAGACGGGCCTCGCGAACTGA
- a CDS encoding S8 family peptidase, translated as MSVMRHTPHARRRLAAASVIAGAALALSSAAVFPASASDQPAEGLIQNAGAPGTISGSYIVTLDESAPDAGSSAGRAVAKEYGAKIKRTYRSAVNGYSVELSEKQAKRLAADPAVKTVVQNRVFKVTGTQPSPPSWGLDRIDQKSLPLNQSYTYPDKAGEGVTAYIIDTGVRISHSDFGGRASNGYDAIDNDNTAQDGHGHGTHVAGTVAGNSYGVAKKAKIVAVRVLDDSGSGTTEQVVAGIDWVTANAVKPAVANMSLGGGADSVLDEAVRKSIASGVTYAVAAGNESTDASTKSPARVAEAITVGSTTNSDARSSFSNYGSTLDIFAPGSSITSAWNTSDSATNTISGTSMASPHVAGAAALYLADHPSESPAQVSAGLVAAASSGVVTNPGSGSPNRLLNVGGDSTTPPGGDKFENTTSYTISDNSTATSPITVSGVTGKAPASLSVAVDISHTYIGDLTIDLVAPDGSVYNLKAGGEGGSADDVKKTYTVDASSETANGTWKLSVRDSWYGDTGKINAWSLQF; from the coding sequence ATGTCAGTGATGCGTCACACCCCCCACGCACGTCGAAGACTGGCCGCGGCGAGTGTCATAGCCGGTGCGGCCCTCGCGCTCTCCAGCGCCGCGGTGTTCCCCGCCTCCGCCTCGGATCAGCCGGCGGAGGGGCTGATTCAGAACGCGGGCGCCCCGGGCACCATCAGCGGCAGCTACATCGTCACGCTCGACGAGTCGGCCCCCGACGCGGGCTCCTCGGCGGGCCGCGCGGTGGCCAAGGAGTACGGCGCCAAGATCAAGCGGACCTACCGTTCGGCCGTCAACGGCTACTCGGTGGAGCTCTCGGAGAAGCAGGCGAAGCGGCTCGCCGCCGACCCGGCGGTCAAGACCGTGGTGCAGAACCGGGTCTTCAAGGTGACCGGCACCCAGCCCTCGCCGCCCTCCTGGGGCCTGGACCGGATCGACCAGAAGTCCCTTCCGCTGAACCAGAGCTACACCTACCCCGACAAGGCGGGCGAGGGTGTCACCGCGTACATCATCGACACCGGTGTGCGTATCTCCCACAGCGACTTCGGCGGCCGGGCCTCGAACGGCTACGACGCCATTGACAACGACAACACCGCGCAGGACGGCCACGGCCACGGCACCCACGTGGCGGGCACCGTCGCCGGCAACTCGTACGGTGTCGCCAAGAAGGCGAAGATCGTCGCCGTCCGGGTCCTCGACGACAGCGGCTCCGGCACGACCGAGCAGGTCGTCGCGGGCATCGACTGGGTGACGGCGAACGCCGTCAAGCCGGCCGTGGCCAACATGAGCCTGGGCGGCGGTGCGGACTCCGTGCTCGACGAGGCCGTCCGCAAGTCCATCGCGTCCGGCGTGACCTACGCGGTGGCCGCGGGCAACGAGTCGACCGACGCCTCCACGAAGTCCCCGGCGCGGGTCGCCGAGGCCATCACGGTCGGCTCCACCACCAACTCCGACGCCCGTTCCAGCTTCTCCAACTACGGAAGCACGCTGGACATCTTCGCGCCGGGTTCCTCGATCACCTCGGCCTGGAACACCAGCGACAGCGCCACCAACACCATCTCCGGCACCTCGATGGCGAGCCCGCACGTCGCCGGTGCCGCGGCCCTCTACCTGGCGGACCACCCGAGCGAGAGCCCCGCGCAGGTCTCCGCCGGACTGGTCGCCGCGGCCAGCAGCGGTGTGGTGACCAACCCGGGATCGGGTTCGCCGAACCGTCTGCTGAACGTCGGCGGCGACTCGACCACCCCGCCGGGTGGCGACAAGTTCGAGAACACCACGAGCTACACCATCAGCGACAACTCCACCGCCACCTCGCCGATCACCGTCTCCGGTGTCACCGGCAAGGCGCCCGCCTCGCTGAGCGTGGCCGTCGACATCTCGCACACCTACATCGGCGACCTGACGATCGACCTGGTCGCGCCCGACGGTTCGGTCTACAACCTGAAGGCCGGCGGTGAGGGCGGCAGCGCCGACGACGTGAAGAAGACGTACACGGTGGACGCCTCGTCCGAGACGGCCAACGGCACCTGGAAGCTGAGCGTCCGGGACAGCTGGTACGGCGACACCGGGAAGATCAACGCCTGGTCGCTGCAGTTCTGA
- a CDS encoding GntR family transcriptional regulator yields MTFGEQPAYLRVASDLREKIVNGLLPPHTRLPSQARIREEYGVSDTVALEARKVLMAEGLVEGRSGSGTYVRERPVPRRIARSGYRSATGASPFRQEQTAEGVRGTWESRSEQEEASAEVAERLGIEPGDRVMRTRYTFREAGEPMMLSTSWEPLAVTGRTPVMLPEEGPLGGCGVVERMAAIDVVVDNVAEQVGARPGLAEELLALGGVPGHVVMVIERTYYASGQPVETADVVVPADRFRIAYHLPVR; encoded by the coding sequence GTGACTTTCGGTGAGCAGCCCGCGTATCTGCGCGTTGCAAGCGATCTGAGGGAGAAGATCGTCAACGGTTTGCTGCCGCCGCATACGCGCCTGCCTTCGCAGGCCCGTATCCGCGAGGAGTATGGAGTCTCGGACACCGTCGCGCTGGAGGCGCGCAAGGTGCTGATGGCCGAGGGGTTGGTGGAGGGGCGCTCGGGCTCCGGCACGTATGTGCGCGAGCGCCCCGTGCCGCGGCGGATCGCCCGCTCCGGCTACCGGTCGGCCACCGGCGCCAGTCCGTTCCGTCAGGAGCAGACGGCGGAAGGGGTGCGCGGGACGTGGGAGTCCCGCAGCGAGCAGGAGGAGGCGAGTGCGGAGGTCGCCGAACGGCTCGGCATCGAGCCGGGAGACCGGGTGATGCGGACGAGGTACACCTTCCGGGAGGCGGGGGAGCCGATGATGCTCTCGACCTCCTGGGAGCCGCTCGCCGTGACGGGGCGCACGCCGGTGATGCTGCCGGAGGAGGGGCCCCTGGGCGGCTGCGGGGTGGTCGAGCGGATGGCCGCGATCGACGTCGTCGTGGACAACGTGGCCGAGCAGGTCGGCGCGCGCCCGGGGCTGGCGGAGGAGCTCCTGGCGCTCGGCGGTGTACCGGGGCACGTGGTGATGGTGATCGAGCGGACGTACTACGCGTCGGGCCAGCCGGTCGAGACGGCGGACGTGGTGGTGCCCGCCGACCGCTTCCGGATCGCCTACCACCTCCCGGTCAGGTGA
- a CDS encoding SPOR domain-containing protein — translation MSDSGAVLPWLVIRQDDNGNRYRVGRYATRGEAQKMADKLDEHGHKQLYWVERVGQGSRP, via the coding sequence ATGAGCGACAGCGGTGCCGTGCTCCCATGGCTGGTGATACGGCAGGACGACAACGGCAATCGCTATCGCGTCGGCAGATATGCCACACGGGGCGAAGCCCAGAAGATGGCCGACAAGCTCGATGAACACGGACACAAACAGCTCTACTGGGTGGAACGCGTCGGGCAGGGCAGCCGGCCGTAA
- a CDS encoding NUDIX domain-containing protein produces MSGLIDTVAWVRVENGRILCARSRGKDVFYIPGGKREGQETDLETLLREVEEELAVAILPATVSHMGTYEAQAHGHPDGVVVRMSCYAGDYRGTLTVSNEIEEMAWFSYADRPLVPPVDQLLFDDLKASGTLV; encoded by the coding sequence ATGTCGGGCCTGATCGACACGGTGGCATGGGTGCGGGTGGAGAACGGCAGGATCCTCTGCGCGCGTTCGCGGGGGAAGGACGTCTTCTACATCCCGGGCGGGAAGCGGGAGGGGCAGGAGACCGATCTGGAGACCCTGCTCCGTGAGGTCGAGGAGGAACTGGCCGTGGCCATCCTCCCCGCCACGGTGTCGCACATGGGGACGTACGAGGCGCAGGCGCACGGCCACCCGGACGGGGTGGTGGTGCGGATGAGCTGTTACGCCGGGGACTACCGCGGGACGCTGACCGTCAGCAACGAGATCGAGGAGATGGCCTGGTTCTCCTATGCCGACCGGCCGCTCGTCCCGCCGGTCGACCAGCTGCTCTTCGACGACCTCAAGGCGTCCGGCACCCTGGTCTGA
- a CDS encoding 4'-phosphopantetheinyl transferase superfamily protein, producing MTEPLAPTASEALVHWWHIPSGRPDPAALELLDAGERERLDRISHPGQATQFAGSRAGARHVLARLLQVSPREIRFGRDSCPECGSSHHGPPIIAHPATPFRISLSHSGGCCLLAVARFPVGVDVEGVREMDTEELGHVALTPAERRHIRALPPGPARHRAFLRCWTRKEAVLKAVGTGIAGDLSAIETHPGSPDSATVTAGVPGTPGSWTVTDLDTPGKWVATAALPSHVPVTVRLHRPPAVPISISSISDQ from the coding sequence GTGACCGAGCCCCTCGCCCCCACCGCGTCCGAAGCACTCGTCCACTGGTGGCACATCCCGAGCGGTCGACCCGATCCAGCCGCTCTCGAACTGCTCGACGCCGGCGAGCGCGAGCGCCTGGACCGCATCAGCCATCCCGGCCAGGCGACCCAGTTCGCCGGCAGCCGCGCGGGGGCCCGGCACGTACTGGCCCGACTACTTCAGGTCAGTCCCCGCGAAATCAGGTTTGGACGTGACTCCTGCCCGGAATGCGGCAGTTCGCACCACGGTCCGCCGATCATCGCGCACCCCGCGACCCCCTTCCGGATCAGCCTTTCGCACTCCGGGGGCTGCTGCCTGCTCGCGGTCGCCCGGTTCCCGGTCGGGGTCGACGTGGAGGGCGTACGGGAGATGGACACCGAAGAACTGGGACATGTCGCCCTCACCCCGGCCGAACGGCGTCACATTCGCGCCCTGCCGCCCGGACCGGCGCGCCACCGGGCCTTCCTGCGCTGCTGGACCCGGAAGGAGGCGGTGCTGAAGGCCGTCGGCACCGGCATCGCGGGGGACCTGTCCGCCATCGAGACCCACCCCGGCTCCCCCGACTCCGCGACGGTGACGGCGGGCGTCCCCGGCACCCCCGGGAGCTGGACCGTGACCGACCTCGACACGCCCGGGAAGTGGGTTGCAACCGCGGCGCTGCCCTCGCACGTCCCTGTGACCGTGAGACTCCATCGGCCACCGGCGGTTCCGATTTCAATTTCTTCGATTTCCGACCAATGA